The Pararge aegeria chromosome 21, ilParAegt1.1, whole genome shotgun sequence genomic sequence CCACCAGTGGCACTACAGACTCGCGTGGCTGTTTCCCCCACCAGACCTCATTCCCAGAGTGCTCAGCCACTTGAACCAATCCAGCGGGAAATACATATTAATTGCTCCGAGATGGAACAAAGTGTTTTGGCAAACGGATGTTCAGAACAGAGCAATACGACCACCGTTTGCGATTCCAGACCTGGAGTACACTCTGTTAGATACACCCACCCACCAGAGATTCAAGATCTAAGATTAGAAGCCTGGCTGATTTTGGGTGGCAAGAAATATTAACAGGTTGGACGAATCAAGAACAGGAGCTTTTAATGTTGAGCTGGCGAGACTCTACTATCAAAACTTACAAGCCAGCATGGAATAGGTGGAGAAAATGGTGTGACTCAGAGTCTATTAATTATAAGTACCCCAACGCCGAGCAAGTTGCCCGCTATTTGTCTCATCTTCATAGAGACATCGGCCTCGCCTATAGAACTATCCTAGTGCACAAAGCAGTTATATCAACATTTACTCATTTGACAAGTAACATTGATTtgtcatcaattttttttataaaacgtatGCTGAAAGCTATTTCCACAATAGACAAGAAGCCTGCAAAACCACCCATTTGGAATCCAAagcttttattacaatttatgaatttgtATAACCCGGACGAAAACAATCTTTACCAGGTATTGAGGCATACAGCTACACTTTTGTTATTAGCTTCAGGTCGCAGAGTTCACGATCTTACATTGTTAAATATTGATGGCCATAGTTTAATTGATGAAGGCACTAGTATAGTTTTATGGCCGGCATTTGGTTCTAAGAATTTCAATCGTAGACAGTCTGGATGGAGGCTCAAAATACACCCCAACAAGAATTTAAATATGGTTTTCTGGATAAGAAAATTATTGCAGTTATCTCTAAATCGTAGACAAAATATAACGCATTTGTTTATTACAGCTAGAAATGAAGTTAAACCTGCATCAAGAACGGTAATAGGTGGTTGGGTTAAATCACTTCTAAAAGAAGCAGGTATTGAAGCAACTCCAGGTTCAGTTCGATCAGCAGTAGCTTCACTTAACTTTGTAGAAAATTTTCCAATTGATCAAATTCTAGCAACAAGAAATTGGAAGGCCATTAGTacctttcaaaattattatcatagaGAATTGATTGATCATAATAGGCAAAATACTACAGAATCAGTGTcgttatcaaattattttgacCCTGTTGATTAATATTCGATACATAGTGATAAATTAAAGTTGTAtctatttaattataactttaaatttgatttgggtatttaatacaaatatccttttctttatacaaaattatttcttttttttttatgcccttataatatatttcagtacCTCTACACATTATAGCGTCACCTTTACAGCACCAGGTGATAACAAACACATCACTCAAGATGGATTCCGGATATTGATACGAAACAAATAATAGAGAGTTTTAACTACCAATAAAacttacctattattttttccaTCAATATCCGGAATCCAGGTAAGGTCTACCTGGTGCATCATGAGTTCTATAATGACGAGCGGTCACCCGGTGCATAAACAAGTTAGATAGGTGGCATACAGGGGCGCCACTATCGGAGAGGGGATAGAAAACGCTGATTGGCGGCAGAAAGACAGGTGCTTGACTCAAGATGGATTCCGGATATTGAtggaaaaaataataggtaagtTTTATTGGTAGTTAAAACTCtctatatccatgtaaaattaacatggatggtgatatatctatatctatagatattatgtatattttattccaccaggggcgcctgtgcatcactttcctagtacagttttttttttttttgcaatatttgataattaaatgagcattatgagtcgtgcacttttgggttttccaaatttttttccCACCAAATGAATTAGAAACATTCTAAATGGTTACTTATGCCTAAATGTTACACTATGCATTCGCAAGATAGCAACAAAAAGCACAAAGATGTTTTTAATTAGCAAGGTACCAATATACAAAACTGAGAAGTATTTCTCTTAGGCAGAGAGAAACATGAATGGTAGCATAGTATGTTATACGAActgcagaaattataagtttacCTATTTGGTTGGGTATAGATATCCGGTACTTGATTTTACATATGTTTTTTGCTTAGGAGCTTTGTCTGGGTTAAACTTGGTTCATATACACTGTTTTTGGATTTcggaaatgcattttgaattaattacgataaaaataaatttcactaaaAATTGCGTATAACGAAATGCAGCTAGATATGTATTTGGTATAGTTTATGAATAGTTacactaaaaaggtatatttaacataggatatttaatacataggtcaaaatctattttaagaagctaggttaggttaggttagaacataaaagaccattgAGAGCCGAGCGAAGCGGAGCGGAGCGGGGCGTCCCCTAGAATCTGacactaaaaaggtatatttaacataggatatttaatacataggtcaaaatctattttaagaagctaggttaggttaggttagaacataaaagaccattgAGAGCCGAGCGAAGCAGAGCGGAGCGAGACGTCCCCTAGAATCTGacactaaaaaggtatatttcacataggatatttaatatataggtcAATATTCCTCGTACGCAAGTACCGGATATCTATACTTTtacctacatatttataaaataagaatatatcTCTAGAATAgggaattatttttaattggcaACATTATTTCTCATATCAAAGGTCAATGCACTTACAGTATTATTGACCTTGTAGTGTTCCATTTACGTATACAAATAACTACCTAACCTTAAAGTAATTTACcgtaaatgcaaaaaaaaaaacaaaaaattaaaacttaattagtTATAGCAGCGTAATATTTAGaacttttgaaatttataaataatgaatgatttgattttaaaaaatgtaacgTTATTCAgtcttaattatattttcacaAAAACTAAGGAATTATGCGGAAAagatcaatttataaaataaaataaaaaacacttgcgATCCGAAAGTTGGAATTTGACCCCATGGAATATAATTCTTGCACATTACTTTTTCACGCCATTATTGATATACTTATAAagacataatataattacatacCTTTTACTGCTACAGACATgattctaattattttattctattataaaataaagtttaaaagttTACGATAACACAACACCGGTACAAAAGTTGTAAAGTGAAGTGGGGTATAGAAGGCAgctaaatgtctaaaaaattatgaatgaacTTGCGAACGGGCAATGAATAAcagaattaatgaatgaatgaatgaacatagTGTCTATCCTCCTTCTTATgatgaggatacaaacattaCTTTTCAAAGTTGATTCAAATTTCGGCTTTTTCTTCTTGTGGTTTATGGCTTTTTGTAGTGCCAAAACAGTACAATGGTATTTTCCAGTATTTGGTTTTTCTAAAGCAAAGATGAATTATGacattttatttcgaaatttTCAGTCTTTTCAATCTGTTTCTATCTGTCATGCCGTCAATTCCTATTTctgacaattattttttattctcgaAAATTCATTGTTTGTGATTCGTGCGGTATTGAAATCATAGATTAAAAGGTATAAATATCCAACAAAGAATGCTTATGCAATGAGCGATGGTCGTTCTGTTAGTGGGCACTTGAAGAAGTTTGTGTTTCGTGGGAAATCATCCAGCAACGGTGATACCAGAGGTGAATATCTGGAGATCGTAATACCCGAGCTCTTGTCGGCAGGTTACTCGTTCTACACGTGGCCTTCCGCGCCGCTGTTGGCCTGGTACTTGTGGACGCAGAGAAGACATCTACGCGGTCTTAGAGTTTTAGAACTCGGCTGCGGGACTGGCTTGCCCGGTATTTTAGCGGCAAAGTGTGGCGCTCACGTGACGCTTACAGATAGTGTCGCTTTACCCCGATCTTTAAGACATTTAGCAGCTTGCTGCGAAGCGAACGGTTTAGTTCCTAATCGTGATGTGCAGGTATTAGGGCTCGCTTGGGGACTTTTTTTAGCTGACGTGCATAACCTACGCCCTGTTGACTTGCTACTAGCCTCTGATTGTTTTTACGAGCCGTCACAGTTTGAAGAAGTGTTGTCTACTGTTGCGTATTTTTTAGACGGCACTGACGCACGATTTTTGTGTGCTTACCAGGAGCGGAGCGCCGACTGGTCAATTGAAGGTCTACTGAAGAAGTGGGGACTGAAAGGGGCTCTTTTGGACTTGGATTCCCTGAGTGAGAGCACAGGCGTGGACTACAGGGCCTTAATTGGTGACCGCTCATTGCATTTACTTGAAGTTATCTCCTTATAGGGTATGGCTAGCACAGCAAGAGCCGTTCGCCTTTACGTTGGCAACCTAGCCTGGACTGTAGGCCACAGACAGCTGAGGGAATACTTTGCCCAATTTGGGCTAGTGCAAAATGCTAGAGTAGTTTTTGATCGCTCTACTGGGTTAAGCAAAGGGTATGGTTTTGTTGAATTCAACTCcccctctggtgctgcagacgCTACTAATAAACAAGTGCATACTCTTGAAGGACTGAACCTGAATGTTCAACTTCAGAACAGTTAGATTTTGTTTCTAAATTACTAATTAAGAATGGCTGAAGCACTACCAGACAATCCAGACTTGGATTTCTCTGATGAAGAATCACTAAGTTCATTGGAAAAATCTTTTAACGAAGCATCAAATCATGTGAGGAAAATCACATCTAAACTTAACAATAACCAACTGTTAGAACTGTATGGGCTGTATAAGCAAAGTACTGAGGGAAAATGTAATACTTCAAAACCATCCTGGTTAGATGGGAAAGGGAGGAAAAAGTGGGATGCTTGGAAAGTTCATAATGATATGCGAAGTGAAGAAGCTATGAAGAAATATGTAGAATTGGTACAAAAACTTGACCCAGATTCTTGTATAAAATCACAGGGCGGCCCAAAAGAATCTTGGGCTGCTGTATCTTCACTAAGATATTCTCCTGAACCTGAATTAGTTCCTAGTAAGCTGACTATTTTTGATGCAGCGAGAGAAAATATGGGAGAACTAGCAGCTGAACTTTTATCTAAAAATCCAgaattaaaatgtatgaaaGATGATGATGGACTTACAGCTTTACATTGGGCGGCAGATAGAGATGCTACTCATGCTTTGAATGCGTTAATAAAAGGAGGTTGTGATATAAATGCTGTGGACAATTTTGACCAAACACCACTTCACTATGCAGCCACATGCGACCATGCCAATGCAACACAAATATTAGTAGATGCTGGAGCAGATTTGTTAAAAGATGATGAGGATTGTACTCCTTTAGACTTAGCGACACATGATGAGGTTCGGAGAATTCTGGAGAGTGCTAGTAAATAGTACACCTATATTAGCTTTACGCCATTTTATAATGATATCATATTTAGTTATAGAATTATAGTTATtgggaataaataatttgagttcagttttatttttatcatacttCATCTTCAGAGTTACTGCTCTTTGAAGTGCTTTTTGTgcactatttttataaaacaaagagTTTTATTATCACAGTTGATTTTATGAGCATCTTATGAATATCTTGAGCATAATTCTCTTAACAGGCAACGGTAAACACGTCCTACTGTCTACAATATAAACAAGAGCTGATAAACTGAAGCTTGTTTCATTTCTGTAAAATCATATTTTCTCTAATAATACCTTATTTACAGTCGACATCCAATAGGTACCTAGCATAACAggtttagtaatattaaatttgagTAAGATTTTATGTTAGAAATTCATCTTGTCATGcaactgtattttaatttatctgttTTTTAAGGCTTTTACACAATTCCATAATTTCAACCAGATTTCAACATTGTAAGGCAGTGGTTTCTCTTTAAAAAAGACCTCTACCAAGCATTAGAGGATAAAGTGTAATAAAGTAAACTAGCCAGCCTTTGTTTGAAATCTACCACAATCCTTTGAGGTAGATTTCAAACATTAGCCCAAACAACATTGGCCTGAGCCGCATCTAAAGAATATTAGTAATCCATCTAGATTAATACTGCATTT encodes the following:
- the LOC120633331 gene encoding SRA stem-loop-interacting RNA-binding protein, mitochondrial-like → MASTARAVRLYVGNLAWTVGHRQLREYFAQFGLVQNARVVFDRSTGLSKGYGFVEFNSPSGAADATNKQVHTLEGLNLNVQLQNS